The genomic DNA CGCCAGCAACGTCTACGACTGGAAACCCAACGTGCCCGTGCGCCTGTACCACGGCCGCGACGACCGCACGGTGCCCTACGCCAGCTCGGTCAGCACCGTGCGCGCCATGCAGAATCGCGGCGCGGGCGACCTGGCCGGCCTGACCGAGTGCCGCGCACGACCGGTGGCCGGGCATCTGCAGTGTGTGCCGCCGTTCATCACCTTCATGCTCGGGCAGCTGGCACCAGTGGCGCAGGATCTTTGAGCCGGGGCGCCGCGGTGGCCTTCCGGGGCGCCGGGCCGGGAGCCTGGTGGCGTCGCCTCAGCCCGCCATCTTCTTGAGCTGGTAGAGCGCATCCAGCGCCTCGCGCGGGCTCAGCGCATCGGGATTGATGCCGGCCAGCGCGGCCTCCACCGGGCTGGCGCCCGCGCCCTCGGGCGCGGCCGGGGTGGCGAACAGGTCCACCTGCAGGTCGTTCTCGCCCGCGCGCTCCTCCAGCGCGGCCAGCGCATGGCGGGCGTGGTGCAGCACCGGCGAGGGCATGCCCGCGAGCTTGGCCACCTGGATCCCGTAGCTGCGGCTGGCCGGCCCGGGCTGGATCTCGTGCAGGAACACGATGTCCGCGCCCGACTCGGTGGCGCTCACGTGCATGTTGATCGCGTGGCGCGCCTTGGCGGGCAGCTCGGTCAGCTCGAAGTAGTGCGTGGCAAAGAGCGCGAACGCGCGGGTCTTGTCGTGCAGGTGCGTGGCGATGCCGCTGGCCAGCGCCAGGCCGTCGAAGGTGCTGGTGCCCCGGCCGATCTCGTCCATCAGCACCAGGCTGTGGGGCGTGGCCGCGTGCAGGATCTGTGCGGCCTCGGTCATCTCCAGCATGAAGGTCGACTGCGCGTTGGCCAGGTCGTCCGCCGCGCCGATGCGGGTGTGGATCGCGTCGATGGGCCCCAGCCGGCAGCTGGCGGCCGGAACGTGGCTGCCCATGCTGGCCAGCAGCACGATGAGCGCCACCTGCCGCATGTAGGTCGACTTGCCGCCCATGTTGGGGCCGGTGATGACCTGCATGCGCGTATTGGCGTTCAGCCGCGTGTGGTTGGCGATGAAGCTGCCGCTCGACGTCTCGGCCAGGCGCGCCTCGACCACGGGGTGGCGGCCCCCTTCGATCTCGATGCAGGGCTCGGGCACGAACTGCGGCGCGCACCAGTTCAGCGTGAGCGAGCGCTCGGCCAGCGTGCACAGCACGTCCAGCGTGGCCAGGGCCTGCGCCAGGCGGGTGAGCGCGGGCACGTGGGGCTGGAGCTGGTCGAGGATCTGCTCGTACAGCCACTTCTCGCGCGACAGGGCGCGCTCGTTGGCCGACAGCGCCTTGTCCTCGAAGGCCTTGAGCTCGGGCGTGATGAAGCGCTCGGCGTTCTTCAGGGTCTGGCGGCGGCGGTAGTCGTCGGGCACCCGGCCAAGGTTGCTGCTTGTCACTTCGATATAGAAGCCGTGCACCTTGTTGAACTGCACGCGCAGGTTGGCGATGCCGGTGCGGGTTTTCTCGCGCGTTTCCAGGTCCAGCAGAAAGGCATCGCAGTTGGTCTGGATGGCGCGCAGTTCGTCGAGTTCGGTATCGAAGCCCGGGGCGATCACGCCGCCGTCGCGCACCAGCGCGGCGGGCTCCTCGGCGATGGCCGCACACAGCAGGGCGGTGCAGCCCTCGGGCGGATGCAGGTGGCTGAAGATCTGAATCAAATAGGGCTCTGGCGCTTGTCCAGAAAGCGCTAGCAGCTCTGATTTTTGTAGCGTCTTGCAGAGCGCGACCAGCTCGCGCGGGCGCACCTGGCGCAGCGCGATGCGGGCGGTGATGCGCTCCACATCGCTCACGCCCTTGAGTTCGCCGCGCAGTGTGGACCAGGGGCCCGCACCGCCGCCTGCGCCGCCCGCACCCCGCAAGGCTGTGGTGGCCGACAGGCGCTGGCGTGCCTCGGCGCGGTCGCGGCGCGGCTCCAGCAGCCAGGTCTTGAGCAGGCGGCTGCCCATGCCGGTCATGC from Acidovorax sp. A79 includes the following:
- the mutS gene encoding DNA mismatch repair protein MutS; translation: MSDTLEHHTPMMQQYLALKAGYPETLVFYRMGDFYEVFYGDAEKAARLLDITLTQRGQSGGQPVTMAGVPFHALENYLARLIKMGESVAIAEQVGEVGAAKGPVERKVVRVVTPGTLTDTELLSDKSESLLMAVHQAPRARCGLAWLSVTQGRVYLAECAQDELGGWIARVGPSELIYSAGVTDRFEQQLQALRQGGAFNCPMSPRPDWQFDSALGERKLLENLGAASLQAWGAQDLGEAHAAAAGLLAYAEHTQGRTLTHVHSVQVQRGDDLIDLPATTRRNLELVKTLRGDDAPTLFSLLDTCMTGMGSRLLKTWLLEPRRDRAEARQRLSATTALRGAGGAGGGAGPWSTLRGELKGVSDVERITARIALRQVRPRELVALCKTLQKSELLALSGQAPEPYLIQIFSHLHPPEGCTALLCAAIAEEPAALVRDGGVIAPGFDTELDELRAIQTNCDAFLLDLETREKTRTGIANLRVQFNKVHGFYIEVTSSNLGRVPDDYRRRQTLKNAERFITPELKAFEDKALSANERALSREKWLYEQILDQLQPHVPALTRLAQALATLDVLCTLAERSLTLNWCAPQFVPEPCIEIEGGRHPVVEARLAETSSGSFIANHTRLNANTRMQVITGPNMGGKSTYMRQVALIVLLASMGSHVPAASCRLGPIDAIHTRIGAADDLANAQSTFMLEMTEAAQILHAATPHSLVLMDEIGRGTSTFDGLALASGIATHLHDKTRAFALFATHYFELTELPAKARHAINMHVSATESGADIVFLHEIQPGPASRSYGIQVAKLAGMPSPVLHHARHALAALEERAGENDLQVDLFATPAAPEGAGASPVEAALAGINPDALSPREALDALYQLKKMAG